The Ziziphus jujuba cultivar Dongzao chromosome 1, ASM3175591v1 genome segment GGGGCAATGGGAATTTTGAGGGATTGGGTTTTCTGGGTATGAAGGAACCCCACAAATTGTTACCTTTTCCACTCAATGTAtgctatatttattgatttattaaagtcagtattaaaaattacatttttcttttttaaaattgttaaaagttTCTCCTTTGCCCATGCTTGATTTGCAGTAAGTTCTGTGGTTTCGTTGCACCATCGACTTCTTTTCCTTATACGAATTAAATCATTATAGTTTCAAAGCATGGATAGAAAATATATGTTCAATATGTTAATGAAGGAATTTGTTGTAAGACTATATACTTAGGTCCTGTCATTTCTGATACAATTTATGCCACAGGTAACTTAGGgacattaaatataaaaatttctaacCTGAACTTTGGTAGAAGAAGAGCTGGGTCCTTACAATTTTACAACATGAGGACTTCAGCAGGGCAAAGACCACTACAATATGCAGGTTGCATAATATCAAGATCATCAAAGAGATTGTTGAGCGTTTGCAGGGGTTCATCATTAGAAACTCTGTGTAAGTTGTCtctgtttttttgttctttcttgCCTAATCCATCAAATGAAATTATGTTATCAAAATACTACCATTGCTTAACGAATGTAGAAAAATATTCTTGACTCTCAAGAAGTCAAAGTGTCTATCATGTGGCTAGGCCATTACCATCTCAATATGTGTAACATCATCTGATGAACAAACGCAGATACGGTGTGATTTGATTCCCCTTGTCAAAGGATTCTACAAAGTgtatgaaaaaacaaataaacaactaGTACTACAGGTTCAATAccgaaatttattttatcataaagATAATGAAATTCCTCAATCCAGATAATAATAAAGGAGTGACAAAAACATCTAACTTACTGTGTTTTGCTTCTGCAAAACTAAAACTTTACCTTTGCTTATATCTATGTGCTTTGATTGGTTATGTAACAGCTGCTACAACTTTAGAAGACAGTTCTGAAGAGAATAAATATTCTGGTTCCAGAAGCCAGCTCATTCCAAATTTTGATGAGGTAAGTTTGCTAATCATTGTCACATGTCGGTATTATTAAATCTGACTTGCAATATCGTTGCTTTTTACCTTTTGTTACCATCAATATATCTTTATTGAGGAGATCCAATTTTGCCATTTATAtgcttttggattttttatttatttatttattttttttatagcatGGTATCATTTACTATGTTTTGAGCATTAAAATGAAGAGAAAAACCTAAATTTCTTTCCATTTAGAATTGAATTCATTTGGCTACTAGGGAACAACTAAACGTGTTTCTCTAAAATAAAGTTGTTGGTAAAATCTTGTGTAGATATAACCTCTATGTAACTGACTACTGCATCTTTTAATTTCTTAGTTGTCTGTGTGTTATGCAATCTCCTGCCGGTTATTGTGTGAGTTAGGTTAATGTCAAATTGTTGCAATCAATAAGtactttccattattttttttctattgtgGTGGAAAATACTGGGAGGGTTAGTTACCTGTTATTGCTATTGCGTGAACATGTGCAACAAACCATCTTTTGGACTTGCATAGGATTCTTTATGACATCTATGGCATGTCCTTTAAACCCTCGGGTTTCATGTATTCCATCTTTTGTTACTTCATGTGATAGAAGCTTGTGGTTTTAGTTTcaatttgagtttgaaatgaataataatattaattttgtttgcaGGTAGAATCTCTCCTGACAAAAATATGTGACACAACTTCAATTGCAGAGTTTGAATTAAAAGTAAGCAGTGCTAACAAGTATCATTattccttcttttttcctttttgaactTACGAAAGTGAAGTGCAAATATATCTTCAATTCCAAGCTTAAATGTTGGAGTTTGTCCTTTTTGTTTTGCTTGTTTTTCTTACTATAAATCATTCCTGTTTGAATTATTATGTCTATCTCCAACTATCACCAGCTTGGGGGGTTCCAGTTGCATTTGTTGAGGGACTTGACTGGAAAAATCAGTACTGCACCAATCCCAAGTCCTGTTCCTGTCAGTGCAAGTACAACAGCTGAAGAACCGGCTTCAAATGGGTCTGTTTCTTCAGAATCGTTAGCTATAATGAAGCCGCCAACTTCTTCAAGGGATATCCAAACTATGCTAGATAATCCGGCAGATGAAGGTTTGGTGATAATTCGGTCTCCAAGGGTAAGAACCCTAAATATAAATGCTTCTAATGTCCTGGAAAATCTGGGTACTAAAACCATATATGGGTTCAGGTAGGGTTTTTTAGGAGATCTCGGACCATAAAGGGGAAGCGTGCTCCACCGCCATGTCAGGAGGTACTCCTTATtaggaattttatttatttttgaggaATTATTTTACAGAATTTCCAACCTGCAATTATTGCAAACTTAAGAATATTTGGATTTGACATAAAAGTGAATTATTTCCCTTTGATATTTCATAGTATTTGAAATGAAtcttttaaaagataatatttcCTGGTTTCTTTTGTAGATGACTTGAACTCTTTTGTTGATGAACTTATTTgctgtttctttattttatttgaataagtTGTTCGAATGAAAATGCAATTGCTTTTTAATAAGCCCACCTTAAAAGATGACTTGGTTAAACTAGGTTTATGTGAATGTCAACATTTGGAAAATATCATGTGATGTTGTCCGATAACTTCCGAGATGCCTGTTTAGTCCACAGAGGTTTAACACATCCATTCAATCTATTAAACTTTTGCTTTTCATGCTAAGCAAAGTTGGAAATCATGGACACCATATTCAGTTTTTTCCTGGCTAAGTCTGAAATATGCCGATGCATATGATTTTCTCTGTTATATAATTCAACAGAAGCAAGTAGTGGAGGAGGGCAAAGTGATCTGCTTTGTAGAACAGCTTGGAGGAGAGCTCCCAATTGAGGTTTGTGTCTTGAcaaagtttttcatttttgtatgtgtgtgtgGGGCATAAAAATGTGCTATTTGCTCAAACTCTTTCATCTTTTGGTTTTTCTCTCATTTACGTTATGTGGGGTACATTTTATTGATCATTTCATGGTTTCTTTTCCAGTCTGATGTAACTGGGGAGGTGATCAAGATCCTAGTAGAGGATGGTGGTAAGTGTGGTCTTGTTtttcttgctttctttttcttttgcctcACCCATATCTTCATCTCTCAATGTCGTTGCTCTTTTATGCTTAACAGATCCTGTTGGATATAACGACGCTCTCATTGCCATTCTACCCTCATTTCCCGGGATTAAGCTTCAATAGATTATCGGGATGATGTTGTTTGATTTACACTTTGTGGAAGAGAACTCTTTTTCGAGATTGGTTTATTCATTACTGCAACACCATCGAACACTAATATATTGCTAGCTATATATTTTATGCCATTTGTACCTAAAtgtttggaaaatatttattataactggaaattataataaattttcactcttaatttttcttctttttatcccTTCTCATGTTCTTTCCAATTGATTAACGCTTGGATCCCAGGAAAAGCTTTACCTTATGTAAAAGAAAACGGTGGATGAAATATACGAAAATGAGtgaataaaatcatttttatagTGAATTAAAGAGCTGTCCCCATCAATGTCTCGTTATGTGTAGCCAAGAGACATGATTGTTATATTTTCTTGCTCTATGTCTATGCCAAAAGACGTCACCTTTAAGTTAATATTTGGATCacagcaataaattataaaactctTCCTTGAAAAAGTTATAAAACTCAATAAACTTGAATTCTTAATTAAAAGAAAGatatatttgcatatttaaTACATTAGAAGATAACTTGATATGAAtctcatttaaatcaaataaaacgCGTCGTATGATTATCTTTTTCGCATTATGAATATCTGATGTTTCATATTTTCCTTATGTTTtaggcaaaaaataaataaaaataaaagaaaaagaatgtaaGTGTTACAATTagtataatttgtttttttttttttttgatacgaaaaatagaaatcatataatattttattataaacgTTTTAGTTATTGATCAAACATAAACTCTTTTTGTATTAGTTTgggttataaataattttattttaatttattatttatgttatcaAATATAGAGAATTAGAGGAAGTAGTCGAGTAAagaattatacaaatattaacacatgataatatttttaaagactCTATGTTGGAAAAAACTTTAAACCTAAGGAGGAGTATTTaacctcctatatatatatatatatatatattctcatataaatatgcataggaaggttatatatattctcatataAATATGCATAGGAAGGTTTGGGAGGCTTATAAATGTATAttaagaattatctcaaaaatgctaaaattcaaaatacaaaatatatatatacatatatatatatatatatatatatatatatatagactatgTCTATGATACGGACGGTCCGTATTTAGACCCTGAAATGAATGGTGTTATCATCAATACTTTCTCTGTGTATGAATATTGACGACGGCTCATCAAGATCCGTGATCTACATGTGAATCGTCCATACACCGTATTCCTcctcccataaaaaaaaaaaaaaatgttttgggaATATTAGTGATGATGTTGTTTGGACTACAACTACTACAGGTGTTGGTGTTAGTGTTATAGAGAAGACGAAGTCCTATTTGCAAGGGTCTATGTCCAGAAAATGCATGCCACTTGCAAAGAACCAGTCTGAATACACCACCTGCATTAATACTTGCACCATACCTTGCCAAACCATACCTTGCCAATCACATGCTCTCAAccttaatatataatatcattttctttgccaaaatatatataaaatcctaTTGTATTGGCCAATTATTAATTGT includes the following:
- the LOC107405761 gene encoding uncharacterized protein LOC107405761; this translates as MAACNLGTLNIKISNLNFGRRRAGSLQFYNMRTSAGQRPLQYAGCIISRSSKRLLSVCRGSSLETLSATTLEDSSEENKYSGSRSQLIPNFDEVESLLTKICDTTSIAEFELKLGGFQLHLLRDLTGKISTAPIPSPVPVSASTTAEEPASNGSVSSESLAIMKPPTSSRDIQTMLDNPADEGLVIIRSPRVGFFRRSRTIKGKRAPPPCQEKQVVEEGKVICFVEQLGGELPIESDVTGEVIKILVEDGDPVGYNDALIAILPSFPGIKLQ